In one Nicotiana tomentosiformis chromosome 6, ASM39032v3, whole genome shotgun sequence genomic region, the following are encoded:
- the LOC104091799 gene encoding uncharacterized protein isoform X1: protein MVNERMSNSESSTDQPPHSVAWKGDVYSQVFENDKSGYVRCLGLGPTPSVLWGSRSSLGNIVVDDSSNEVIQMLEQEIVKLKEKQNEEMNMMKQNQEKMQSELLQMRQFIHKYAPNLSMTQSSNDTSCEQIPDANIGHERVPQTSRIPSIAENAQPSHELLCQRRLKSQD, encoded by the exons ATGGTAAATGAAAGGATGAGCAATAGTGAGAGCTCTACTGACCAACCTCCTCACAGTGTTGCTTGGAAAGGCGATGTGTATTCTCAAGTATTCGAAAATGACAAAAGTGGGTATGTTCGTTGTTTAGGACTTGGTCCAACTCCTTCTGTTCTATGGGGTAGTAGGTCTTCCTTAGGAAATATTGTTGTAGATGATTCTTCTAATGAGGTTATACAAATGTTAGAACAGGAGATAGTCAAGTTAAAGGAGaaacaaaatgaagaaatgaatatgATGAAACAAAATCAGGAGAAGATGCAATCAGAATTACTCCAAATGAGACAATTCATACACAAATATGCTCCTAATTTATCTATGACTCAAAGTAGCAATGACACCTCATGTGAACAG ATCCCTGACGCCAACATTGGACATGAACGAGTACCACAAACATCAAGGATACCTAGTATTGCTGAAAATGCTCAACCTTCTCACG aactcttgtgccaaaggagacTGAAGAGCCAAGATTGA
- the LOC104091799 gene encoding uncharacterized protein isoform X2, translating into MVNERMSNSESSTDQPPHSVAWKGDVYSQVFENDKSGYVRCLGLGPTPSVLWGSRSSLGNIVVDDSSNEVIQMLEQEIVKLKEKQNEEMNMMKQNQEKMQSELLQMRQFIHKYAPNLSMTQSSNDTSCEQIPDANIGHERVPQTSRIPSIAENAQPSHDHTV; encoded by the exons ATGGTAAATGAAAGGATGAGCAATAGTGAGAGCTCTACTGACCAACCTCCTCACAGTGTTGCTTGGAAAGGCGATGTGTATTCTCAAGTATTCGAAAATGACAAAAGTGGGTATGTTCGTTGTTTAGGACTTGGTCCAACTCCTTCTGTTCTATGGGGTAGTAGGTCTTCCTTAGGAAATATTGTTGTAGATGATTCTTCTAATGAGGTTATACAAATGTTAGAACAGGAGATAGTCAAGTTAAAGGAGaaacaaaatgaagaaatgaatatgATGAAACAAAATCAGGAGAAGATGCAATCAGAATTACTCCAAATGAGACAATTCATACACAAATATGCTCCTAATTTATCTATGACTCAAAGTAGCAATGACACCTCATGTGAACAG ATCCCTGACGCCAACATTGGACATGAACGAGTACCACAAACATCAAGGATACCTAGTATTGCTGAAAATGCTCAACCTTCTCACG ATCATACGGTTTGA